A window of the Rhodoferax sp. GW822-FHT02A01 genome harbors these coding sequences:
- a CDS encoding methyltransferase domain-containing protein, whose product MAEQQPLFDAAKYKNTQREQWNKDGSAWRRWTPTLELWYGDVTRQMLAAAHVQSGQRILDVAAGAGEPSVSAAERVGPSGYVLATDISEGIVELARQVACERGLHQIETRAMDGEKLDLPDASFDAVLCRFGLMYMPHPVNALSEWRRALKPGGWAAVAVFSMPERNGWGALPASIIRQRAQLPPPVPGQPGPFSLGGVGVLEELFRQAGFANPQVRTVQVPHRAASAADYVRVAREAFGGFNAMMANLSLEERESVWNEVENSMHRFESSTGFEVPGECHVASAAK is encoded by the coding sequence ATGGCTGAACAGCAACCCCTATTTGACGCTGCGAAGTACAAAAATACCCAGCGAGAGCAATGGAACAAGGACGGTTCCGCTTGGCGGCGCTGGACTCCTACTCTTGAGCTTTGGTATGGAGATGTCACCCGCCAGATGCTTGCCGCGGCCCACGTTCAATCCGGCCAGCGCATACTCGATGTCGCGGCTGGGGCAGGCGAACCGTCCGTCAGCGCCGCAGAACGTGTTGGCCCAAGTGGCTACGTACTGGCCACTGACATTTCGGAGGGGATTGTTGAACTTGCACGCCAGGTCGCCTGCGAACGTGGCCTCCATCAGATTGAGACCCGCGCCATGGACGGAGAAAAGCTGGACCTCCCTGATGCTTCATTTGATGCAGTGTTGTGCCGATTTGGTCTTATGTACATGCCGCACCCGGTGAATGCCCTAAGTGAATGGCGCCGAGCGTTAAAACCGGGTGGGTGGGCTGCAGTCGCTGTCTTTTCCATGCCTGAAAGAAACGGCTGGGGTGCTCTGCCTGCCTCCATCATCCGCCAGCGGGCGCAACTCCCGCCCCCTGTTCCTGGTCAGCCTGGCCCGTTCAGTTTGGGAGGTGTCGGTGTACTTGAGGAACTATTTCGTCAGGCCGGATTTGCCAATCCCCAGGTTCGCACCGTTCAAGTGCCTCATAGAGCGGCAAGTGCGGCAGATTATGTGCGGGTCGCCCGAGAGGCCTTCGGTGGATTTAATGCCATGATGGCAAATCTATCCCTTGAAGAGCGCGAGTCCGTTTGGAACGAAGTAGAAAACTCCATGCACAGATTCGAATCGTCAACAGGGTTTGAGGTGCCGGGTGAGTGTCATGTAGCTTCAGCCGCCAAGTGA
- a CDS encoding Imm27 family immunity protein: MIDEYVGDEAYVKASQLTKLGTDASGWDTYLRDERSGEYWLLYYPDSYQHGGGLRILSALRSLHFWLRRIESLSDRFGAAGMSTTSPLLVAECH, encoded by the coding sequence ATGATTGACGAATACGTCGGAGATGAAGCGTATGTCAAAGCCAGTCAATTGACCAAGCTTGGCACGGACGCGTCGGGCTGGGATACTTACTTGCGAGATGAACGGTCAGGGGAGTATTGGCTTCTTTACTATCCGGATTCATATCAACACGGCGGGGGGCTGCGCATCTTAAGCGCACTACGGTCGCTGCATTTTTGGCTTCGCAGAATTGAATCTTTGAGTGACCGCTTTGGAGCGGCGGGAATGTCAACTACCAGCCCTTTGCTGGTGGCAGAATGCCATTGA